In Clostridia bacterium, the sequence ACGTGGTTGGCAGCGGCTCAGCGGGCGGCTCAGGCCGCAGGCATCATCGTAATACTGACTATAGTCAGCAAGGTCCTGGGGTTCCTCCGAGAGGCCTCGCTGGCCTCGGTCTTTGGAGCCGGTACCGCCACCGATGCCTACCTGGTGGCGATGATCGTTCCCAGCATGGTTT encodes:
- a CDS encoding murein biosynthesis integral membrane protein MurJ, encoding MTWLAAAQRAAQAAGIIVILTIVSKVLGFLREASLASVFGAGTATDAYLVAMIVPSMVFGIVGTAITTVGIPVFTEYRQDGKKGELPQLVWSSFHGLIL